The following are encoded together in the Bos indicus x Bos taurus breed Angus x Brahman F1 hybrid chromosome 24, Bos_hybrid_MaternalHap_v2.0, whole genome shotgun sequence genome:
- the IER3IP1 gene encoding immediate early response 3-interacting protein 1, with amino-acid sequence MAFTLYSLLQAALLCVNAIAVLHEERFLKNIGWGTDQGIGGFGEEPGIKSQLMNLIRSVRTVMRVPLIIVNSIAIVLLLLFG; translated from the exons ATGGCTTTTACGTTGTACTCGCTGCTGCAGGCGGCCCTTCTCTGCGTCAATGCCATCGCCGTGCTTCACGAGGAGCGTTTCCTCAAGAACA TTGGCTGGGGAACAGACCAGGGAATTGGAGGATTCGGAGAAGAGCCAGGAATTAAATCTCAGCTAATGAACCTTATTCGATCTGTAAGAACCGTGATGAGAG tGCCATTGATAATAGTAAACTCAATTGCAATTGTATTACTTTTACTGTTTGGGTGA